One segment of Streptomyces sp. TG1A-8 DNA contains the following:
- a CDS encoding (2Fe-2S)-binding protein: protein MAPSTSSAVTLHVNGEKYPLSVDHRTTLLDALRERLDLTGTKKGCDQGQCGACTVLLDGRRTLACLQLAVAAEEHEITTVEGLAEDGRLHPVQQAFLDLDGYQCGYCTPGQICSAVAVLEEHAAGWPSAATDDLRPEAGPPPLTAEEIRERMSGNLCRCSAYVSIVQAVARAAGAETTARDSVARDSVEGTA, encoded by the coding sequence ATGGCCCCATCGACGTCCAGCGCCGTGACCCTGCACGTCAACGGCGAGAAGTACCCGCTGTCCGTCGACCACCGCACCACCCTGCTCGACGCCCTGCGCGAGCGGCTCGATCTGACCGGCACGAAGAAGGGCTGCGACCAGGGGCAGTGCGGCGCCTGCACGGTCCTGCTCGACGGGCGCCGGACCCTCGCCTGCCTGCAGCTCGCGGTGGCCGCGGAGGAACACGAGATCACCACCGTCGAGGGCCTCGCCGAGGACGGACGGCTGCATCCGGTGCAGCAGGCCTTCCTCGACCTCGACGGGTACCAGTGCGGCTACTGCACGCCCGGCCAGATCTGTTCGGCCGTGGCGGTGCTCGAGGAGCACGCGGCGGGCTGGCCCAGTGCCGCCACCGACGACCTGCGGCCCGAGGCCGGGCCGCCACCGCTGACCGCCGAGGAGATCCGGGAGCGGATGAGCGGCAACCTGTGCCGCTGCAGCGCGTACGTGTCCATCGTCCAGGCGGTCGCCCGCGCGGCCGGGGCGGAAACGACGGCCCGGGACTCCGTGGCCCGGGACTCCGTGGAGGGGACGGCATGA
- a CDS encoding TetR/AcrR family transcriptional regulator produces the protein MQQKKGTSLRSDAQRNRERILEVAVAELTRCADAPLSLIAKKACVGQGTFYRNFPSREALVLEIYRHEMQQVADSATELLDSREPERALREWMDHLARFAMTKAGLADAIRQATTGPGTPAKPGDTPVTSAAEALLRANEEAGTIRPGVSAEDFLLAIAGLWQLDPHGDWQPLATRLLDLVMDGLRAGASGRGSRTRSRPEPDGFPAAGA, from the coding sequence GTGCAGCAGAAGAAGGGCACGTCCTTGCGCTCGGACGCGCAGCGCAACCGGGAACGCATCCTGGAAGTGGCGGTGGCCGAACTGACCCGCTGCGCGGACGCGCCGCTGAGCCTGATCGCCAAGAAGGCGTGCGTCGGACAGGGCACCTTCTACCGTAACTTCCCCAGCCGCGAGGCGCTCGTCCTGGAGATCTACCGCCACGAGATGCAGCAGGTCGCCGACAGCGCCACCGAGCTCCTCGACAGCCGGGAACCGGAGCGGGCGCTGCGCGAGTGGATGGACCACCTCGCCCGGTTCGCCATGACCAAGGCCGGTCTCGCGGACGCCATCCGCCAGGCCACCACCGGACCGGGAACCCCGGCGAAGCCGGGCGACACCCCCGTGACCTCAGCGGCCGAAGCCCTCCTGCGCGCGAACGAGGAGGCCGGGACCATCCGCCCGGGGGTGAGCGCGGAGGACTTCCTGCTCGCCATCGCGGGCCTGTGGCAGCTCGATCCGCACGGCGACTGGCAGCCGCTGGCCACCCGCCTGCTGGACCTCGTCATGGACGGCCTGCGCGCCGGGGCGTCCGGGCGAGGGAGCCGCACGCGCAGCCGTCCGGAACCGGACGGCTTCCCGGCCGCCGGAGCCTGA